GCACTCTTCAATCAGCTGATACGCTTCTTTGGCTTCGCCTTTATGAATCGACTCAACTTTGCCGGCGGCGTTAAGCCGGAAATTAATCTGCGGAGTATTGATTTCGAGCGAACCGTTTTCAATCCGCCGTGCGCGGATTGTCCTCGCCAGCGGGCGCAGCTGCTGCAGAACGCCGGCCACGGCCGCCGGAATTTTATGCTCCGGCTTCCCGTCGAATAAGAGTTGAACCTGATCGTAGTTCAACCGTGCGTCAGAATGAATAATGGAGTGGAAGGAATCGGCGCCGGTCATTTCTCCGGAACTCGTCAGCGAAATTTCAACGGTGTGCGCGAGGCGGTCGACATTCGGATTTAAACTGCAAATGCGTGTGGTTAATTCCGGCGGCAGCATCATCACCACGCGGTCGACGAGATAAATACTGTTGCCGCGCTGCAGCGCCTCTTTATCAAGCGCTGAATTTCTTTGCACAAAATAGGCCACGTCGGCGATATGCACCGAAAGTTTCCAGCCGCCGGCAGTTTTTTCGAGCGATATGGCATCGTCAAAATCGCGCGCGGTTGCAGGATCAATGGTGAACGTCAGCCGGTCGCGAATATCGCGCCGGTTTGTATACTCTTCCGGACGCAGTTCGTGCGGCATGCGTTCCGCTTCAGCGATCACCTCTGCCGGAAAGTTCTGCCGGAAACCGTGTGCGCGCAGAATGCTCTGCATTTCCGTATTCGGGTCGTCGCGGTGTCCGATGTCCTCAATCACCGTGCCGGAAAGCGGTTTAAACGGATCCGTCCACTCGTTCAGTTCAATTACAACTTTATGATCCGCCGGAATGTCTGCGAGCCCTTTTTTCCAGCCGCTCACGCGGATATCCTGACCGAGCCGCAGATTGTCCGGAATCACATACGCGTAATAGGGTGTGCGGCGCAGCAGACCGACCACCTCCGTATTCCGGCGTTCGATAATTTCCGCAACGCGGCCTTCGGGAAGCTGGTGTTCATGTACGCGGCCGCCGCGTGCCGGGCGTTTTCCGGCCGGTGTCAACAGTTCAACCATAACCCGGTCGCCGTCGAGCGCTGTTTTTAAATCATCCTTTGCGATGTACACTTCCTGTCTGTTTTCGTCTGCTGTAAAAATGGCGAATCCTTTGTCGGTAATATGAACCGTACCGGTGAGTGCCGGCAGCGGTTGCGCCGGCGCCCAGCGGTTCTTACGCAGATTTGCCACTTTACCCTGCTTTTCCAGATTGATTAACGCCTGCCGGAGTTTATTGCGTTCTGTGCTGCGCAGCCGCAGCGCTTTCGCCAGATCGGGGCGCGTCAGCGGCTGATACTTCGGGTGGTTCAGGTGAGCGAGGATGCG
Above is a window of Kiritimatiellales bacterium DNA encoding:
- the rnr gene encoding ribonuclease R — translated: MTTTPALEERILAHLNHPKYQPLTRPDLAKALRLRSTERNKLRQALINLEKQGKVANLRKNRWAPAQPLPALTGTVHITDKGFAIFTADENRQEVYIAKDDLKTALDGDRVMVELLTPAGKRPARGGRVHEHQLPEGRVAEIIERRNTEVVGLLRRTPYYAYVIPDNLRLGQDIRVSGWKKGLADIPADHKVVIELNEWTDPFKPLSGTVIEDIGHRDDPNTEMQSILRAHGFRQNFPAEVIAEAERMPHELRPEEYTNRRDIRDRLTFTIDPATARDFDDAISLEKTAGGWKLSVHIADVAYFVQRNSALDKEALQRGNSIYLVDRVVMMLPPELTTRICSLNPNVDRLAHTVEISLTSSGEMTGADSFHSIIHSDARLNYDQVQLLFDGKPEHKIPAAVAGVLQQLRPLARTIRARRIENGSLEINTPQINFRLNAAGKVESIHKGEAKEAYQLIEECMLLANVAVARKLKDAGRAALHRIHEEPDEEQWAQMGAELQALGIDALPQSRAGINAVLEKIAGTPLEYTASLAVLRNLKRAGYSAEPTGHFGLAFEDYAHFTSPIRRYPDLVVHRLLSALEEKTKAPYGTDDLAAIGAQCTRTETAADAAEKESIDLRRVEYYNTLLYRGETGPYSGSVVRILNKGLIVELTDTLQRGLVPFASLTDDRYEVNRTKTKATGMRHRNVYTIGDALKVDIVRVDMARRLVDFRISGVEEHAPVRTAKGAPRAGRRKKQPITMTGQRPHGAKTRTRRKRK